From a single Pseudomonas serboccidentalis genomic region:
- a CDS encoding PaaI family thioesterase, whose amino-acid sequence MSSFDTPLQDLAAPEGVCYGCGGRNPHGLHVKSVWHEDGVHVMAEHLPDDKYCGWPDLVYGGLLAMLVDCHSNWTAMAYHYRDEQRAPGSLPRIDCVTGNLGIKFIKPTPMGVPLTLRARVEGEVGRKTRVICEVYAADVLTAIGDSVFVRVDTGQLADAAHGR is encoded by the coding sequence ATGTCCAGTTTCGATACGCCCCTGCAAGACCTCGCCGCCCCCGAGGGCGTCTGCTACGGTTGCGGCGGCCGCAACCCTCACGGGCTGCACGTCAAAAGCGTCTGGCACGAGGACGGCGTGCACGTCATGGCCGAACACCTGCCGGACGACAAATACTGCGGCTGGCCGGACCTGGTGTACGGCGGCTTACTGGCGATGCTGGTCGACTGCCATTCCAACTGGACGGCGATGGCCTACCACTACCGCGACGAACAGCGTGCACCGGGCAGCCTGCCGCGCATCGACTGCGTGACCGGCAACCTCGGCATCAAATTCATCAAACCCACACCGATGGGCGTGCCGCTGACCTTGCGCGCCAGGGTCGAGGGCGAGGTCGGGCGCAAGACGCGGGTGATCTGCGAGGTGTACGCCGCAGATGTGCTGACGGCGATTGGCGATTCGGTGTTTGTGCGGGTCGATACCGGGCAACTGGCGGATGCGGCGCACGGGCGCTGA
- a CDS encoding GGDEF domain-containing protein: MPLDPPTMLTISIALAAAAALYLAIEWRSIREPSLLFWSAGFATITVGSTLALLRSNGFLLIGIWFANGLLVTAHFLFLLGVARFTQIRLPRAWYLIFVTWLVMLLLPDGPLWSKVMLAANSLLVAASTLKASFLLRPHGKSLSVGAVQLRYVLLGHGMFYVAKALTVMIPGTLIDLAAFRGEIIQISLVEGAMAIMLIALSMTGTERYRREEQIARLAARDPLTALYNRRALEVRAPRLLQDVSPTRPGALLLIDIDNFKLVNDQYGHTAGDRLLVALSEMIRAESPDEALAARLGGDEFVILLNNAPSERIVTLGDTLRDQFQRTAIQAFPTSEPVTLSIGATLFNTPPASLAALIEQGDAALYESKRGGRNRLRLTGLTTSG, encoded by the coding sequence CATTCGTGAGCCTTCGCTGCTGTTCTGGAGCGCCGGTTTCGCCACGATCACCGTCGGTTCCACCCTGGCCTTGTTGCGCAGCAATGGTTTTCTGCTGATTGGCATCTGGTTCGCCAACGGCTTGCTGGTGACCGCACACTTCCTGTTTCTGCTGGGGGTGGCGCGCTTCACGCAGATCCGCCTGCCCCGCGCCTGGTACCTGATCTTCGTCACCTGGCTGGTGATGCTGTTGCTGCCGGACGGGCCGCTGTGGTCGAAGGTGATGCTGGCCGCCAACTCGCTGCTGGTGGCCGCCTCGACGCTCAAGGCGAGTTTTCTGCTGCGGCCCCATGGCAAATCGCTGAGCGTCGGCGCGGTGCAACTGCGCTACGTGTTGCTGGGCCACGGCATGTTCTATGTGGCCAAAGCCCTGACGGTGATGATCCCGGGAACGTTGATCGATCTGGCCGCGTTTCGAGGTGAAATCATCCAGATCTCGCTGGTCGAAGGCGCGATGGCAATCATGCTGATCGCGTTGTCGATGACCGGCACCGAACGCTACCGGCGCGAAGAGCAGATCGCGCGGCTGGCCGCCCGTGATCCACTGACCGCCCTCTACAACCGCCGCGCCCTCGAAGTGCGCGCCCCGCGTCTGCTGCAGGATGTCTCTCCGACGCGACCCGGCGCCCTGCTGCTGATCGATATCGACAATTTCAAACTGGTCAACGACCAGTACGGCCACACCGCCGGCGACCGCCTGCTGGTGGCCTTGAGCGAGATGATCCGCGCCGAATCGCCCGATGAGGCGCTGGCCGCACGGCTGGGTGGGGACGAGTTCGTGATTTTGCTGAACAACGCACCGAGTGAACGCATCGTCACCCTCGGCGACACCCTGCGCGATCAGTTTCAGCGCACCGCGATCCAGGCATTTCCGACCTCGGAACCGGTGACACTGAGCATCGGCGCGACCCTGTTCAACACACCGCCGGCCAGCCTCGCGGCACTGATCGAGCAAGGCGACGCCGCGCTCTACGAATCCAAGCGCGGCGGGCGTAACCGCCTGCGCCTGACCGGGCTCACCACTTCAGGATGA